CTCAGAGATGCCGGATTGCACCCCATCCTCCAGAACCTTATAGGCGTCCGAGACGAGGTTTGCCGGGTTTGTCCAAACTCCGATCTGGCCAACAATAAACGCTTCAGTGTAAGTGCCTAACGAGGCTAAAACCTTCGCGGCATCCTCCTTGTTAAAAGGGTTACCATCTGGTTTGACCACGGCGAGGTGCACCCCCCTAACCTTGTTATTTTCTCTCACAACAATACCAATGCAAGAACTAAAACCAGTAAACTTGATTTCCCCGTCACCGCTACCAACCTCCCGTTCAGCAATCGCCATAACGTCCGCCGCGGCTTTTAAGCTACCGTCCTCCGGCAGAATGAAATCTGGGACTGGCTCATCATTGCTACTCAGATCATATGCCATAGGCTCCACTTGCTCAGGATCACCGGTTTGCACCGGATCCTGACCACTGGCCTGTACCTGATCTTGACCCGGCTCCAGTACTAATGAGCTGGCTTCCTCAAGGGGCACAGGATTCACACCGAGGCACTTTAAAACCTCACCTATCCACTTATCCTTATCGATACCCATTCTAGCCTCCGAGAGGTTACTCAAGTAATTCTCGAATGTTTCCGTTAAATAGACGTGAAATTCTGACGATAAGACACCGCAATAAGATATTTCTAATATCTGCAACACTAACGTCTCAGAATTCCAGATTAGTTATCTACGCTAGAGAAACCTGTCATTCTAAATACACATATATATCGGAATATCATCGATAGGTAACATCAAGTACCGGGAATAAATCTCGTATTTACTATGATTAACGGGGGTTGTTTCTTACCAATTTCTACAAAATACACATTTAACACCGCACGGACAGTCCGGCAGTGTGGAAGCAGAAACCCCGAGTAACGGGAGTGGCAAGGCGTACAGGCATTGCCTGCGCTAAGTGTTAAATTAAGTCTTCGGCAACAACTGGTCACCTTGCCCAGGCATTTTACTATGAAGCACTCGACCTTATCCTGTAAGACGCGATGGTCAGTTTCCTGAAATGACAGCTAACTACCAAGAGCAGTCATGTCTGTCATGACAGTCAACCATTAAGAGCAGTTAACTGTCACCGCTGAACGCCAAACAGGTTGGTCCCCACCCCTCAGACCATGCGGTCGCGCCTGAGGTTCGCTTCACCGGACCAGCTGTGAAGATACGTTACTCCCTCTCAGCAGCCCTGCCCGGCCCACAACGCCCTGATGGACGGTCCACCAGAGGCCCGTATCGTGAGCACATGTCTGAAGATAAGGCTGTTTTGATGAAGGGGAATAAATTTTCAAGGAATGTACCGAGTAAGACCAACAAAAATAGTCAACTGGAAACATCACATTCAGCTCTTTTCAGGCCTTTTCCGTACGATGGAGAATTACCGCTTAGAGTCCGAATTTAGCATTGCCTCTGCGATTATGTTCTTGTATTGTTCTCATCTATAGAATCACGTAAAAATTGGGAGAAGTATTTGATGATTAACGGGAGTTGTTGCTGTGGGGCTGTTAAATTCCAACTAAAATCTGAACCCTCAATGATTGGAACCTGTCATTGTTCAAGGTGCCGCAAGGCTGGTGCAAGTACGATCGTATTTGTCAAGAAAGAGGACCTCAAGTGGGTTCAAGGTCAGGAACTCGTCCAACTTTTCAAACCGACTTCCCCTTATAAATACGGGAGATGCTTCTGCAAGAATTGTGGCAGTTCACTCGGCGAGATATTATCAGAAGAAGACAGCTTTCCAATTGCTGCAAATACCCTCGACGGAGAAATTACTCTGAAGAACCAGTTTCATGAGTTTGTAGCAGAAAAACCTTCATGGTACGAAATCGGTGACAATGCGAAGCAGTACGACGGGCACCCAGAGACCAGTTGATCTCTATCCAGAGTAATGTTGCCATATCAGCTTAACCCCGCGTTGCTCCTGTCGGAGCCGCGCGAGGCGAGGAATCATTTCGAAATTGACATGAAGAGTTTCGCCGGGGAGAGAGATGCTATGAGATTAAGTTTGAGACAAAAAGCAATCGCCATTTGTGATGAGAAAATCGCAAAAAAAGGCGAAACAGTCGGTCTTTCATTCTATGCGTTTTTCGCCAACAAGAATGACGATCCTGAACTTCTGATGGAAGCTGCCGAATGGTGGATCAAAACGCATGAACTCGACCATTTTGTGAAAGCTGTGAAGATACTCAGTCTGATCAAGTCAGGACTGTAACCGGCGGCACCAAAACCCATTTCTGTCTAAGACACGTTCACTCACCAATAACTATCCCTCACCCTTGCTCTTCTTCTCATGCTCAAGGTCAATCACACCGCGCTCCAAAGGACCGTTGTAAAGTTTGTCTTTGTTCTGATCGATCCAGACCAGGATCTCCGCAACTGCGCTGAAGAGATCCTGCGGAATGAGTTCCTCAATATCCACTTCTGCATAGAGCATTCGGGCAAGCTTGACGTTTGCAAACACAGGAACACCCGCGCCTTCCGCCTCGGCGCGCATTTTCATGGCTGTCAGGTCCAGTCCTTTCGCAACCACCAAAGGCACAGCAACCTCGTCAGGGCGATAGGAAATCGCAACCGCATAGTGGGTCGGGTTCACCACTACAGCACTGGCTTTACGAGTGTTCTCAAGGTTATCGCTCATGAGGATTTCCTGAGACACACGCTTACGTTGGCTTTTGATCTCAGGACTGCCCTCAGACTCTTTGTGTTCCCGCTTCACCTCATCCTTCGTCATCTTAAGGCTCTTGATGTGGGTATGCTTTTGAAACATGAAATCAAGAATTGCGACTCCGACAAACGCCAGAAACGATATGGAGAGGATCAGCTTCATGATCCCACCGCTGATGTTTGCGATGCAAGGAATACCGCAGGCAAGCGAGTTGATATAAGCCCCTATTGAATGCTTCACCACGAAGTAAAGCATCGTACTCAGCAGCACGATCTTAAGCATGGACTTAAGCACCTGCACCACCTGCTTCATGGAGAAGATGCGCTTAAACCCTTCCGCTATGCTGATTTTACTGAGCTTAGGCATGATGCTGTCGACTGCCCACAAAAACCCAAATTGCACAAAATTACCAAAAATTCCGGCAGCAATTGCAACACCAATCAGCGGCACCACAATATCCATAAAAGCCCAAAAAACACCATAAATCCCCTCTCCGCCAGAGGAGGAGAAATCAGGACGCGCAGCCAACCCGGCCATGTCATCCATCAAAGCAACAAGCTTGGAGAAGTTTCGATCCCAAGAAAACCACAGGTAGGAAATAACAGAGAACAACGAGATCGTTGTTGTAACTTCTGTACTCTTCGCCACCTGCCCTTTTTCCCGAGACTCTCGCTCTCGTTTGGGGGTGGGCAGTTCGGTCTTTTCACCTGAGGTCTCACCACTCATGGGCCAATCTCCCCGCGCCTGTCCTGATAGATCTGCTCGCCGTTCTGGAAGACCTCGAATATCTTATCAGTAAACTGCTTCAGTTCAATCTGGTGCGTGGCTGCTTCCGGCAACAGGAACGACAGATAGAACGTGAGCAAAACAACCGCCACGCCACTTTTGATCGGCATTGCCAGAATGAACACCTGAATTTGCGGGTCAAAACGGCTGATAATTGCGAGCGCGAATTCCGCAAGGAACATCAAAATAACCAGAGGCGCAGCCATGATGAACATCAACCGCATAGCGTTGTCGAAAATCGACAGGATCAATTCCGGGAAATCTGGAGAAAGAACGGGAATAAATTTGGTGACCGGAAAGATTACATAGGAGTCGTAAACGAGGTTCAAAATGAAGAAGAACCCGGGCGTCAAAAAGAGATAAAGAATAAATCCGCGAGAGAACAGGTCCCCGATTGGAGAACTCTCATTCCCCAACATCGGATCGATACTGGAGGCTACAGCGGCACCGCGTTGGTTATCAATCAATGTACCAGCGGATTGCACGGCCCACAGTAG
The window above is part of the Pseudovibrio sp. Tun.PSC04-5.I4 genome. Proteins encoded here:
- the sctU gene encoding type III secretion system export apparatus subunit SctU, translated to MSGETSGEKTELPTPKRERESREKGQVAKSTEVTTTISLFSVISYLWFSWDRNFSKLVALMDDMAGLAARPDFSSSGGEGIYGVFWAFMDIVVPLIGVAIAAGIFGNFVQFGFLWAVDSIMPKLSKISIAEGFKRIFSMKQVVQVLKSMLKIVLLSTMLYFVVKHSIGAYINSLACGIPCIANISGGIMKLILSISFLAFVGVAILDFMFQKHTHIKSLKMTKDEVKREHKESEGSPEIKSQRKRVSQEILMSDNLENTRKASAVVVNPTHYAVAISYRPDEVAVPLVVAKGLDLTAMKMRAEAEGAGVPVFANVKLARMLYAEVDIEELIPQDLFSAVAEILVWIDQNKDKLYNGPLERGVIDLEHEKKSKGEG
- a CDS encoding GFA family protein, with protein sequence MINGSCCCGAVKFQLKSEPSMIGTCHCSRCRKAGASTIVFVKKEDLKWVQGQELVQLFKPTSPYKYGRCFCKNCGSSLGEILSEEDSFPIAANTLDGEITLKNQFHEFVAEKPSWYEIGDNAKQYDGHPETS
- a CDS encoding DUF6500 family protein; the protein is MRLSLRQKAIAICDEKIAKKGETVGLSFYAFFANKNDDPELLMEAAEWWIKTHELDHFVKAVKILSLIKSGL
- the sctT gene encoding type III secretion system export apparatus subunit SctT; amino-acid sequence: MDLVADITSTHRDSFLVLLLTFPRIFAVFATSQLFNTTLMSKTARNVVVMVIAIPLYPVNLQYVDGFSPDGPTFVAYFFKEYAIGFLIGYVISCLLWAVQSAGTLIDNQRGAAVASSIDPMLGNESSPIGDLFSRGFILYLFLTPGFFFILNLVYDSYVIFPVTKFIPVLSPDFPELILSIFDNAMRLMFIMAAPLVILMFLAEFALAIISRFDPQIQVFILAMPIKSGVAVVLLTFYLSFLLPEAATHQIELKQFTDKIFEVFQNGEQIYQDRRGEIGP